Proteins from one Mycolicibacter virginiensis genomic window:
- a CDS encoding BtrH N-terminal domain-containing protein encodes MTRIQIPYPHRRGGHCGSGALRDLTEWAQLGWGTEALSEGLVFTLGGALDFSYVRSTQLFPQVYLVGRGSDLEQDYLSRVGAKFVVRSTDDPDVGWAFVTDEIDKGRPVMVWADIGELPYLRVRLHMSRHDIVITGYDDEQRVAYVVDNDRETTQTVAYDDLRRARSSVGFPTPTRHTTYHVDWPERVPDLGPIAAASLAASAAFMRGGAVGAPLLRIEAAEVESSGLKGVQDFADDVGHWPTLFDDDALTAALFGLGAFIEKAGTGGGLFRTLQAHGCQNIADLLDDAATAEAAAAARHASKAWSTLAAAATDAGTSLRSRSLAAAKVAATIPDAETRLVEALETASRSVGTVDTGIEAHLKGYL; translated from the coding sequence ATGACGAGGATTCAAATTCCCTATCCCCATAGGAGGGGAGGGCACTGTGGTTCCGGTGCGCTTCGTGACCTTACTGAATGGGCCCAACTCGGATGGGGGACAGAAGCACTCAGTGAAGGATTGGTCTTCACCCTCGGCGGAGCCTTGGACTTCTCGTACGTCCGCTCTACGCAGTTGTTCCCCCAGGTGTACCTGGTAGGACGAGGAAGCGACCTGGAACAAGATTACCTCTCCCGGGTTGGCGCAAAGTTCGTCGTGCGATCGACCGATGACCCGGACGTGGGATGGGCATTTGTGACCGACGAAATCGACAAAGGTCGACCCGTCATGGTCTGGGCTGACATCGGCGAACTTCCTTACCTGCGCGTCCGATTGCACATGAGCCGTCACGACATTGTCATCACCGGATACGATGACGAACAACGGGTCGCCTATGTGGTCGATAATGACCGCGAGACAACCCAGACGGTGGCCTACGACGACCTACGCCGGGCGCGGTCCTCGGTCGGGTTTCCCACACCTACCCGGCACACCACATATCACGTCGACTGGCCAGAGCGAGTGCCAGACCTTGGGCCGATCGCGGCCGCTTCACTCGCCGCGAGCGCAGCGTTCATGCGCGGCGGTGCCGTAGGTGCGCCGCTACTGCGCATCGAGGCAGCTGAAGTCGAATCTTCCGGTTTGAAGGGTGTGCAGGACTTCGCCGATGACGTAGGGCATTGGCCAACGCTGTTCGATGACGATGCCCTGACCGCGGCATTGTTCGGGCTCGGGGCGTTCATCGAGAAAGCCGGTACCGGCGGCGGGCTCTTTCGTACGCTGCAGGCACACGGTTGCCAGAACATCGCCGATCTCCTAGATGACGCCGCCACTGCCGAAGCGGCTGCCGCGGCCCGACATGCTTCCAAAGCGTGGTCTACGCTTGCGGCCGCAGCCACGGATGCCGGCACATCGCTACGGAGTCGTAGTCTAGCTGCGGCCAAAGTCGCCGCGACGATCCCGGACGCCGAAACGCGCCTCGTCGAAGCCCTCGAAACGGCCAGTCGATCCGTTGGCACTGTCGATACCGGCATCGAAGCTCATCTGAAAGGCTATCTGTGA
- a CDS encoding PaaI family thioesterase, whose protein sequence is MGARHIFDGRHRGAPGIAHGGAVMTVLDDTVGMLLYVVGEMAVTRKLDTEFFAPVLLGVPYEVSAELVSRTGRKLEVRAELREEATGQLVASASGLFVVVTLDHFTSSIQKASSIRCTARPPWEG, encoded by the coding sequence GTGGGCGCCAGGCATATCTTCGACGGCCGACATCGCGGCGCACCCGGGATCGCACATGGCGGCGCAGTCATGACGGTTCTTGACGACACGGTGGGCATGCTGCTCTACGTCGTCGGTGAGATGGCCGTCACCCGTAAGCTCGACACCGAGTTCTTCGCGCCGGTATTGCTGGGGGTTCCCTACGAGGTCAGCGCGGAGCTCGTGTCCAGAACCGGCCGGAAACTCGAAGTGCGGGCAGAATTGCGCGAGGAAGCCACCGGCCAGCTGGTCGCGTCCGCGTCCGGGTTATTCGTCGTCGTCACGCTGGATCACTTCACTAGCTCCATACAGAAGGCGTCGTCAATACGCTGCACTGCGCGACCACCCTGGGAGGGATGA
- a CDS encoding TetR/AcrR family transcriptional regulator: MSPARVYGGLSATQRDAQRRALLIDAAVALMGKQGAAACTVTAVCTESGVTSRYFYQQFRDRDALLRAMFTKISTTFQAVITKAIPDDTVAPQELAYAPIKALVQMIENDPSMARILFVESGAEPLLRQLRSELMSEFAELVLREARLHLDIPSEVIQVADLAATYGVGGLFEILRRWIDGQLNLSTEVLIEHCAGFLGSLGLYTLGQKPDPAASHIQVDINSPAGHS, translated from the coding sequence ATGAGTCCAGCACGTGTTTATGGCGGGCTGTCCGCAACTCAACGCGATGCGCAGCGCCGCGCACTGCTGATTGACGCCGCGGTCGCGCTCATGGGCAAGCAGGGAGCCGCCGCGTGCACCGTGACCGCTGTGTGTACGGAGTCAGGAGTGACGAGCCGGTACTTCTACCAGCAGTTTCGCGACAGAGACGCGCTCCTGCGTGCGATGTTCACCAAGATCTCCACCACCTTCCAAGCCGTGATCACCAAGGCGATACCGGATGACACCGTTGCTCCTCAAGAACTCGCTTACGCTCCGATAAAGGCCCTGGTTCAGATGATCGAGAACGATCCCAGCATGGCCCGCATATTGTTTGTCGAATCGGGCGCTGAACCCCTGCTTCGGCAGCTGCGAAGCGAACTGATGTCCGAATTTGCGGAGCTCGTCCTCAGAGAGGCCCGCCTGCATCTCGATATACCCAGCGAGGTGATTCAGGTCGCAGATCTCGCCGCTACCTACGGTGTCGGGGGCCTGTTCGAGATTCTCCGTCGCTGGATAGACGGACAACTAAACCTATCGACCGAAGTGCTTATCGAGCATTGTGCGGGTTTTCTCGGCAGTCTTGGCCTGTATACCCTCGGCCAGAAACCTGACCCGGCCGCTTCGCACATCCAGGTCGATATCAACTCCCCTGCGGGCCACAGCTGA
- a CDS encoding metal-dependent hydrolase has protein sequence MPEDRASTKSRVLPKPRRVRFPMPTSTKRQHFVDGDLVMSHFISVLSATFPEGEDFFIRSVKYFQSSIDDPQLLTAVKGFIGQEATHRHQHRLLNERLQAMGYPTARIDRHVARLIKLLERRFSPEMRLSMTSALEHYTATLAEIILTSDDAQKLIGQTEVRPILLWHAFEESEHKAVAFDAYRLIGGTERTRVRGMRIASAILFGELILQTALSMASDKASYNPVTLVRSLHRFSRTPMFTADALQRFRSYNRPGFHPDDWDSAAVLERWSKELFDQDGSQKVIAQPG, from the coding sequence ATGCCGGAAGATCGAGCCTCGACCAAGAGCCGTGTATTGCCAAAACCCCGGCGCGTTCGTTTCCCCATGCCCACCTCCACGAAGCGGCAACACTTCGTGGATGGCGACCTGGTGATGAGCCATTTCATCTCGGTGCTTTCTGCGACCTTCCCGGAAGGGGAAGACTTCTTCATCCGCTCGGTCAAGTATTTCCAGAGTTCCATCGACGATCCCCAATTGCTGACAGCGGTCAAGGGTTTCATCGGACAAGAGGCCACACACCGACACCAGCATCGGCTCCTCAACGAACGGCTCCAGGCCATGGGTTATCCGACCGCGCGGATCGACCGCCACGTCGCACGCCTGATCAAGCTATTGGAGCGGCGCTTTTCGCCAGAAATGCGGCTGTCGATGACCTCTGCATTGGAGCACTACACCGCGACGCTCGCTGAAATCATTCTCACCAGCGATGACGCCCAGAAGCTCATCGGACAGACAGAGGTTCGACCGATTCTGCTGTGGCATGCGTTCGAGGAGTCGGAGCACAAAGCCGTCGCCTTCGACGCCTATCGGCTGATTGGAGGCACCGAGCGCACCCGCGTACGGGGCATGCGGATCGCCTCTGCAATTCTGTTCGGCGAACTCATTCTGCAGACTGCGCTTTCGATGGCCTCTGACAAGGCCTCGTATAACCCGGTCACGTTGGTGCGTAGCCTACATCGCTTCAGTCGCACCCCGATGTTCACCGCCGATGCGCTGCAGCGATTCCGTTCGTACAACCGCCCCGGCTTCCACCCTGATGATTGGGACAGTGCCGCGGTCCTGGAGCGATGGAGCAAGGAACTGTTCGACCAAGACGGCTCACAGAAGGTCATCGCTCAGCCTGGGTAG
- a CDS encoding TetR/AcrR family transcriptional regulator yields MRSRSKVWGGRTGAERRAERRQQLIEAATEIWSESGWAAVTMRGVCARTGLNDRYFYEDFKTREDLLVAAWDGVRNDMLGEVSALFDERVDRPPIETITAAIAIVVDRIARDPGRAHILLAQHVGSSPLQDRRAVALQEATQLVVEASRPHLREDADETALRMDTLVAVGGFVEVITAWHSGLLAVTEKEVVAHTSRLAETLAQRYVVSG; encoded by the coding sequence GTGAGGTCGAGAAGCAAGGTCTGGGGTGGTCGGACCGGTGCTGAGCGTCGAGCAGAGCGACGGCAGCAATTGATCGAGGCTGCGACCGAGATTTGGAGTGAGAGCGGTTGGGCCGCAGTGACTATGCGCGGCGTTTGCGCCCGGACAGGGCTCAACGATCGATACTTCTACGAGGACTTCAAGACGCGCGAGGATCTTCTCGTCGCAGCGTGGGATGGCGTTCGCAATGACATGCTCGGCGAGGTTTCCGCGCTCTTCGACGAGCGTGTGGATCGGCCGCCGATCGAAACCATCACCGCGGCGATCGCCATCGTGGTTGACCGGATCGCACGCGATCCTGGCCGGGCGCACATCCTCCTCGCTCAGCATGTAGGTAGCTCACCGCTGCAAGATCGCCGCGCTGTGGCGCTGCAGGAGGCAACGCAGTTGGTCGTCGAGGCAAGCCGGCCACATCTCAGAGAAGACGCCGACGAGACGGCCCTTCGTATGGACACTTTGGTTGCGGTGGGGGGGTTCGTCGAAGTCATCACGGCCTGGCACTCCGGTTTGCTTGCGGTGACCGAAAAGGAAGTGGTCGCGCACACTAGCCGACTGGCTGAAACCTTGGCTCAACGCTACGTCGTCAGCGGCTGA
- a CDS encoding SDR family NAD(P)-dependent oxidoreductase, which translates to MRFLPFGNSPGRTHRAHAVVTGAGSGIGRAFAVELARRGGRVVCADKDPITAKESAEMVRQAGGEGFDVVCDVTELEQVRNLADASEDWFGKAASLVINNAGIGAGGNRIGDTSVEDWNAAISVNLWGVIYGCETFVPRLRSNGRGGVINVASAASFGSAPRMGAYNVSKAGVLALSETLAAELSGTNVNVTVLCPTFVKTNIANNPQIEESAARLATNLMRWTGISPDQVARTTLNAHDRGQIYVVPQLDAKILWQLKRALPGPFTRALGLVERMASWNDPADQREQ; encoded by the coding sequence ATGAGGTTCTTGCCGTTCGGTAATTCACCAGGTAGAACCCACCGCGCCCACGCAGTAGTCACAGGCGCAGGGAGCGGTATCGGCCGCGCGTTCGCCGTTGAGCTTGCTCGCAGAGGTGGACGTGTTGTGTGTGCGGACAAAGACCCCATCACTGCGAAGGAGTCGGCCGAGATGGTGAGGCAGGCCGGCGGCGAGGGTTTCGACGTCGTATGCGACGTCACCGAACTTGAGCAGGTCCGTAACCTCGCTGATGCCAGTGAAGACTGGTTCGGCAAGGCGGCGAGTCTGGTGATCAACAACGCCGGAATCGGTGCCGGCGGCAATCGCATCGGCGATACGTCGGTCGAGGACTGGAACGCTGCGATTTCTGTCAACCTTTGGGGTGTTATCTACGGTTGCGAGACTTTTGTTCCTCGCCTCCGGAGCAACGGCCGGGGCGGAGTGATCAATGTGGCGTCCGCCGCAAGTTTCGGCTCGGCGCCCCGAATGGGCGCATACAACGTGAGTAAGGCCGGCGTGCTCGCTCTGTCCGAGACATTGGCGGCCGAACTCAGCGGTACCAACGTCAACGTCACAGTGCTTTGCCCCACCTTCGTCAAGACGAACATCGCCAATAATCCTCAGATTGAGGAGTCGGCGGCGAGACTCGCGACCAACCTGATGAGGTGGACCGGCATTTCGCCGGATCAAGTGGCTCGAACGACTCTGAACGCGCACGATCGCGGACAAATCTATGTCGTGCCCCAACTGGACGCGAAAATTTTGTGGCAACTGAAAAGAGCTTTACCCGGTCCGTTTACGCGCGCGTTGGGGCTGGTGGAGCGCATGGCCTCGTGGAACGATCCAGCCGACCAGAGGGAGCAGTGA
- a CDS encoding flavin-containing monooxygenase, with the protein MTDTVTTLIVGAGFAGIGTAMRMLQAGINDFVILERSHRIGGTWRDNTYPGAACDIPSLLYSYSFEPNPGWTRAYSGSAEILAYIDAIVAKYDLGRFIHFGADVSALEFDEDAGEWVVDTTGGRRYRGRSVVMASGPLADASFPDIRGIESYEGKKIHSARWDHSYDMSGKRVAVIGTGASAVQIVPELVQLAASVKVFQRTPGWVLPRVNFRHPAWARSTFKRMPATEQALRGAWFWAHEVMAVGMVWDTAATSVIQAAAKANLRRQVKDTWLRRQLTPQFRPGCKRMLMTNDYYPALQADNCKLVSWPIATLAPNGIRTADGIEHEVDCIVFATGFDVCKRGTPFPIRGRDGRKLEDAWSEGRFAYKSVSVAGYPNLFFTFGPNSGPGHNSALLYMEAAIDYIVKAIELLRDEGNGVHTLDVKEGSQNAYHSNIQRRLRRTTWNSGCSSWYLTEDGYNGTMYPGFATQFTRELSRLDMRDYDITRRDDADLKLTQTR; encoded by the coding sequence ATGACGGACACGGTAACGACTTTGATCGTCGGCGCCGGCTTCGCGGGTATCGGTACGGCGATGAGAATGCTTCAAGCGGGCATTAACGACTTTGTCATCTTGGAGCGATCACATCGCATCGGGGGCACCTGGCGTGACAACACTTACCCCGGCGCCGCCTGCGACATTCCGTCATTGCTGTACTCCTACTCGTTCGAGCCGAACCCAGGCTGGACTCGCGCATACTCGGGGAGCGCAGAGATCCTCGCCTATATCGACGCGATTGTCGCGAAATACGATCTTGGGAGGTTCATTCATTTCGGTGCGGACGTGAGTGCACTGGAATTCGACGAGGATGCCGGAGAGTGGGTTGTCGACACGACCGGCGGCAGGCGGTATAGGGGCCGTTCAGTCGTGATGGCTAGCGGACCACTTGCTGACGCCAGTTTCCCGGATATTCGTGGCATCGAGTCGTACGAGGGGAAAAAGATTCACAGTGCTCGGTGGGACCACTCCTATGACATGAGCGGTAAGAGGGTGGCGGTTATCGGGACCGGGGCGAGCGCTGTGCAGATCGTTCCCGAATTGGTCCAGTTGGCGGCGTCGGTCAAGGTGTTTCAGAGGACGCCCGGCTGGGTCCTACCGAGGGTGAATTTCCGGCATCCGGCCTGGGCGCGTTCGACTTTCAAGCGCATGCCGGCAACCGAACAGGCCCTACGAGGTGCGTGGTTCTGGGCGCATGAGGTCATGGCCGTGGGCATGGTTTGGGATACCGCTGCCACATCTGTCATCCAAGCGGCCGCGAAGGCGAATCTGCGTCGGCAGGTGAAGGATACCTGGTTGAGACGTCAGCTAACACCGCAGTTCAGACCTGGGTGCAAACGCATGCTTATGACTAACGACTATTACCCTGCTCTCCAGGCCGATAACTGCAAACTCGTCAGCTGGCCGATCGCCACACTGGCTCCGAACGGAATTCGAACCGCCGACGGCATCGAGCATGAGGTGGACTGCATAGTATTCGCGACAGGCTTCGATGTGTGTAAACGCGGTACGCCATTTCCGATCCGAGGGCGCGACGGACGAAAACTCGAAGACGCGTGGTCTGAGGGGAGATTTGCCTACAAGAGCGTGAGTGTGGCCGGCTATCCGAATTTGTTCTTCACTTTCGGGCCTAATTCCGGTCCTGGCCACAACTCTGCCCTTCTATATATGGAGGCAGCAATCGATTACATCGTAAAAGCGATCGAGCTCTTGCGCGACGAAGGTAACGGAGTCCATACCCTGGATGTGAAAGAGGGTAGCCAAAACGCGTACCACTCCAATATTCAGCGGCGGTTACGACGCACGACATGGAACTCGGGTTGCAGCAGCTGGTATTTAACGGAGGACGGCTATAACGGCACGATGTATCCGGGCTTTGCGACTCAGTTCACCAGGGAACTGTCCCGTCTGGATATGCGGGATTACGACATCACTCGGCGTGACGATGCTGACCTGAAGTTGACACAAACACGCTGA
- a CDS encoding flavin-containing monooxygenase, translating to MGSESGQHYKIVIVGAGFSGIGTAISLLKAGFADFLIVDDADGVGGTWHWNTYPGIAVDIPSYSYQFSYEMRTSWSRTYAHGDELKAYAERCVEKYGLQNYIRFNTTVDEACFDEGAALWRLSCSSGQNLTARFVINCSGVLSRPKWPDIPGVRDFAGVTLHTARWDHTKDLTGKRVAVIGTGASAVQLIPEIAKIASSLTVFQRTPIYCLPKPDFSIPSWAATVMRLVPGAQLMTRTASQAFVEFTFPIAAHFHSLIPVSDLMEEAAKRYMRRAVDDPVTRDQLIPRYSLGCKRPSFHNSYLATYNRRNVSLETSGITHVDHASVHTEDGKSYPIDVMVLATGFKVMESGNMPTYVLKGRGGVEQSAWWDEHRLQAFEGVSVPGFPNHFNIFGPYGYNGSSYFTLIEAQSRHIVRCLRRARTLKADYVEVRQQANDRYFADMVNRRHRQVFWQPSCSNANSYYFDKHGDVPLRPSTTLETYWRSRTFRLSDYRFERRAESVGAR from the coding sequence ATGGGTTCTGAGTCTGGGCAGCACTACAAAATTGTAATAGTCGGAGCCGGGTTTTCTGGGATTGGTACAGCCATCAGCCTGTTGAAGGCCGGATTTGCGGACTTTCTTATAGTCGATGACGCCGATGGCGTCGGCGGCACATGGCACTGGAATACGTATCCGGGAATAGCGGTCGATATTCCGTCCTATAGTTACCAGTTCTCTTATGAGATGCGAACATCCTGGTCACGTACTTACGCTCACGGGGATGAGTTGAAGGCTTATGCAGAGCGGTGTGTAGAAAAATACGGACTCCAAAATTACATCCGGTTCAACACGACTGTGGACGAAGCCTGTTTCGACGAAGGCGCCGCACTATGGCGGCTGAGCTGCTCCTCTGGTCAGAATCTGACCGCGCGTTTTGTGATAAATTGCTCTGGCGTTCTCAGTCGGCCGAAGTGGCCTGATATTCCAGGAGTGCGCGACTTCGCCGGCGTGACGCTGCATACGGCCAGATGGGACCACACGAAAGATCTCACCGGTAAGCGGGTGGCGGTGATCGGGACTGGGGCATCTGCGGTGCAGCTGATTCCCGAAATCGCGAAGATCGCATCAAGTCTGACGGTCTTCCAGCGAACGCCGATTTACTGCTTGCCGAAGCCGGATTTCTCCATACCGAGCTGGGCCGCGACAGTGATGCGGTTGGTGCCAGGGGCACAACTGATGACGCGCACTGCGAGTCAGGCGTTCGTCGAGTTCACATTTCCAATCGCAGCTCATTTTCACTCGTTGATCCCTGTGTCGGACCTCATGGAAGAGGCGGCGAAACGCTATATGCGTCGGGCGGTCGACGATCCGGTGACTCGAGACCAACTCATTCCTCGCTATTCGTTGGGTTGTAAGCGACCGAGTTTCCACAATTCCTATCTCGCAACGTACAACCGTCGCAATGTTTCGCTCGAGACCAGCGGCATCACCCATGTCGACCATGCCTCGGTTCACACGGAAGATGGCAAGAGTTATCCGATCGATGTCATGGTCTTGGCCACCGGGTTCAAAGTGATGGAGTCGGGCAATATGCCGACTTATGTGCTGAAGGGACGCGGTGGAGTGGAGCAGTCTGCCTGGTGGGATGAGCACCGCCTCCAAGCCTTCGAGGGTGTGAGCGTCCCAGGGTTCCCGAATCACTTCAATATCTTCGGTCCCTATGGTTACAACGGCTCCTCCTACTTCACACTCATCGAGGCGCAAAGTCGGCATATCGTCCGCTGTCTTCGTCGTGCGCGCACGCTGAAGGCTGATTACGTAGAGGTCAGACAGCAGGCGAACGACCGCTACTTCGCTGACATGGTTAACCGCCGACATCGACAGGTTTTCTGGCAGCCGAGCTGTTCCAATGCCAACAGTTACTATTTCGACAAACACGGCGATGTTCCGTTGCGTCCGTCAACGACCCTGGAGACTTACTGGCGTAGCCGCACCTTCCGGCTCTCCGATTACCGATTTGAACGTCGCGCAGAATCCGTGGGCGCACGGTGA
- a CDS encoding alpha/beta hydrolase codes for MTDTDATDRRPSLASHFVAMTSRNTLRPLSQLIPSNAHGLAVMDRVLRMALVGSRPRRSVAVRTIDTEFAGNQIRGDWITSPAVDPHAVPLLYIHGGAYSMCSPATHRGLLGELASASGRPIFAVRYRLAPRYPFPAAADDALNAYRWLVTGQPSASGERGVAVAGDSAGGQLTMATALGARSDGLPLPDSMLLMSPVLDLTCELARARELRRRDPFASARSAARALDLYVAGADHRNERISVLDADLRSMPPILIQVGGREMLIDDSRHLADRLRSAGSSVEIQVYRGQIHVFQAMFRILPEAREAIHRAGNFLKASAHR; via the coding sequence GTGACCGACACTGATGCGACGGACCGGCGCCCCAGTCTTGCAAGTCATTTCGTGGCAATGACTTCGCGAAACACACTGCGTCCGCTGTCGCAACTCATCCCGTCGAACGCCCACGGCCTCGCGGTGATGGATCGCGTACTCCGGATGGCGCTTGTGGGATCGCGGCCCCGCCGAAGCGTGGCGGTTCGCACAATAGATACCGAGTTCGCCGGGAATCAGATACGCGGGGATTGGATCACTTCTCCTGCAGTCGATCCACACGCGGTTCCGTTGCTCTACATTCATGGCGGCGCCTACTCCATGTGCTCACCGGCTACCCACCGCGGCCTGCTCGGTGAACTTGCCTCCGCGAGCGGTCGGCCCATCTTTGCGGTGAGGTATCGGCTAGCTCCACGCTATCCCTTTCCCGCTGCCGCCGACGATGCACTGAACGCATACCGCTGGCTCGTCACAGGGCAGCCTTCGGCTTCCGGCGAACGCGGTGTTGCGGTGGCCGGGGACTCGGCGGGCGGCCAGCTCACGATGGCCACCGCCCTTGGCGCACGTAGTGACGGACTTCCGCTGCCGGATTCGATGCTTCTCATGTCTCCGGTCCTGGATCTGACATGTGAACTCGCGAGGGCACGCGAACTTCGCCGCCGTGATCCTTTCGCCTCTGCTCGGTCCGCGGCCCGCGCTCTTGACCTGTACGTGGCTGGTGCAGATCACCGCAATGAGCGAATCAGCGTGCTCGACGCAGACCTCAGGTCCATGCCACCGATCCTGATTCAGGTAGGCGGAAGAGAAATGTTGATCGATGACTCGAGGCATCTTGCCGACCGCCTCCGATCGGCCGGATCAAGCGTTGAGATACAGGTGTACCGGGGACAGATCCACGTGTTCCAAGCCATGTTCCGAATCCTGCCCGAGGCTCGTGAGGCGATCCACCGCGCTGGAAACTTCCTGAAAGCTTCGGCCCACCGGTGA
- a CDS encoding flavin-containing monooxygenase yields MTGGFARDPRGHDPSIVIIGAGVAGIAMAHQLKRDGFTNFTMVEKAADIGGVWRDNTYPGAACDVPSALYSLSDKPNTRWSRRYAEQPEILQYLRRLVLADGMDLQLRTRTEVVEMTFDEQAGRWRLVTESSETIWCDVVISAVGQLSRPHTPNIAGEDTFEGPRFHSARWDHSVSLRGKEVAVIGTGASAIQFVPWIAHEAQRVTLYQRTAPWILPKWDSRYGRLHQQLIKVLPLWPRLERFAVWLIFEVLAVTLVDAKPLSRILGAVARYHLHRQVADPMLRRQLTPSDAPGCKRVLFSNDYYPAIANGEVSLVTNAVAKLCDKGVVTDDGVLHHADVVIYGTGFRATDFLAPMRVRGWGGVTLDEVWGTQAHAYLGITVPMFPNLFLLYGPNTNVGSGSIIYMIESQVRYVGALIKILASAPGRTVDVRPDIEQSYNTRLGRRLRRSVWALCASWYTTSSGAIPTNWPGPTFAYRILTRKPRNHDYLFRHVERLQLDGPSENGARLRR; encoded by the coding sequence ATGACAGGCGGCTTTGCGAGGGATCCTCGAGGACACGATCCGTCGATAGTGATCATCGGGGCCGGCGTCGCGGGTATCGCCATGGCCCATCAGCTGAAGAGGGACGGATTCACCAACTTCACCATGGTGGAAAAGGCTGCAGACATCGGCGGCGTCTGGCGCGACAACACCTATCCAGGAGCGGCTTGCGACGTGCCGTCAGCGTTGTACTCACTCTCGGACAAGCCCAACACTCGTTGGTCGAGACGTTATGCAGAACAGCCCGAGATACTCCAATATCTTCGCCGACTCGTCCTGGCCGACGGAATGGACCTGCAGCTGCGCACGCGGACCGAAGTCGTCGAGATGACCTTCGATGAACAGGCCGGCCGTTGGCGTTTGGTGACCGAATCCAGCGAGACGATCTGGTGCGATGTCGTGATTTCGGCCGTGGGGCAGCTCTCGCGACCTCATACGCCGAATATTGCCGGCGAAGACACCTTCGAGGGGCCGCGTTTTCATTCGGCGCGTTGGGACCATTCGGTATCGCTGCGCGGCAAGGAAGTAGCCGTCATCGGGACAGGCGCAAGCGCGATACAGTTTGTGCCATGGATCGCACACGAGGCACAGCGCGTAACGCTGTATCAGCGCACGGCGCCTTGGATTTTGCCGAAGTGGGACAGCAGGTACGGACGTCTTCACCAACAGCTGATTAAGGTTCTGCCGCTGTGGCCGCGTCTTGAGCGTTTCGCGGTATGGCTGATTTTTGAAGTGCTCGCAGTGACGTTGGTCGACGCGAAGCCCTTGTCACGCATTCTCGGCGCGGTCGCCCGCTACCACCTCCATCGGCAGGTTGCCGATCCAATGCTGCGCCGGCAACTCACGCCATCAGATGCGCCGGGGTGCAAGCGGGTGTTGTTCTCGAATGATTACTACCCCGCGATTGCCAACGGTGAAGTCTCGTTGGTGACCAACGCGGTTGCGAAGCTTTGCGACAAGGGAGTCGTGACCGACGATGGCGTACTCCACCACGCGGACGTCGTCATTTACGGAACAGGTTTCCGCGCTACCGACTTCCTCGCCCCGATGCGTGTTCGCGGCTGGGGCGGAGTGACTCTGGACGAGGTGTGGGGGACGCAGGCGCACGCATACCTGGGCATTACAGTCCCGATGTTCCCGAATCTCTTTCTCCTCTATGGCCCGAACACGAACGTCGGTTCCGGGTCGATCATTTACATGATCGAGTCTCAGGTCCGCTATGTCGGTGCCCTCATCAAGATTTTGGCGAGTGCCCCAGGGCGTACGGTCGACGTCAGGCCAGACATCGAGCAAAGCTACAACACACGATTGGGCCGGCGGCTGCGAAGGTCGGTGTGGGCGCTTTGCGCGAGCTGGTACACGACCTCGAGTGGCGCGATCCCGACGAACTGGCCTGGGCCTACATTTGCCTACCGGATCCTCACCCGCAAACCACGCAATCACGATTATCTATTCAGGCACGTTGAACGCCTTCAGTTAGACGGCCCGAGTGAGAACGGCGCGAGGCTGCGCAGATGA